The following proteins come from a genomic window of Corynebacterium crudilactis:
- the rbfA gene encoding 30S ribosome-binding factor RbfA has product MADNARAARMAKRIQTIVASAIERDIKDRRLEFVTVTDVTMTGDLHDAKVFYTVRGASMEEEPDLEAAAEALHRARGQLRKIVGQQLGVRFTPTLTYSVDTVPEASAHMEALLDRARKRDAELAKLREGAVPAGDADPYKDSTKSEPEE; this is encoded by the coding sequence ATGGCTGACAACGCCCGCGCGGCACGCATGGCAAAGCGCATTCAAACTATTGTGGCCAGCGCAATCGAACGCGATATCAAAGACCGTCGCCTTGAGTTCGTCACTGTTACCGATGTGACAATGACCGGTGACCTTCATGATGCAAAGGTGTTTTATACCGTCCGTGGAGCATCAATGGAAGAAGAACCAGATCTGGAAGCAGCAGCTGAGGCACTCCACCGCGCACGCGGACAGCTAAGGAAGATCGTCGGCCAGCAGTTGGGTGTTCGTTTCACACCAACTTTGACCTACAGCGTTGATACCGTTCCAGAAGCATCCGCTCACATGGAAGCTCTGTTGGATCGTGCACGCAAGCGTGATGCAGAGTTGGCAAAACTACGCGAAGGCGCAGTGCCTGCCGGAGATGCAGATCCATATAAGGACTCAACCAAATCTGAACCTGAGGAATAA